One window from the genome of Bacteroidota bacterium encodes:
- a CDS encoding T9SS type A sorting domain-containing protein: MRNFLLFMLFCAFSTVYSQTAQGPAVGSYASGVYVSTNSFTNQPVVRSPKFETVRNKIRYKGEPWSIVTDAKLPGEKEIYREGGNPAEAGGVALLKSFEGNTESNSIPPDPHVAVGPDHIVGTVNSDFGIWDKKGNLLKRISANTWFSAFLVDPFDPKVVYDHFAQRWVMVWLDQRDLPQSGSILISVSDDSNPLGTWRNWILPSNMNGNTTTSNWGDYQGVGYDAVNFYVTSNQFNFGGYFDYAKIRVIKKDQIYNNPTDTCKWYDFWDVKYPGSSQRVFNIRPVIHFNNADTAYLVHVPYYSSNAYALYKITYDQQGVPSLTGSAVPVTAFSDPPQASQPGGALLESSGPELTNEPVYRDGFIWLTHSTRNPSSGAFSAVRVCKLNPSTATPVEQLTFGTANTWYFYPAIMTDKSGNIVFTVSRSSQSEYVSAYYVGKQSGSNSFTQAYCLQAGVGQYQKDYGSGRNRWGDYLGMSLDPSGETFWMMSEYVSSSNSWSNRIGEVRMMPVPGASLLTDRPSLNFATMERAVQKDTLTVQLINLGVQPLVISGINKSNSNFTLLGPATYPATVASFDSLELKVVCDPQVAGILKDTLVILDNDPADNRIPLVVESYYLNPAEQQKIFVVTNSTNSGNTFSINKSTGEATLLGTSGAISFTAIAAHPKTGVIYGLMPSGAGTVLHKMDANSGKLYPKTTIDLSEVFSCAFDTSGNLFLLSKRNLLYRYDEPQNSAIRVDSVKTSLNAMAFDPFTNQLFAAVYKPLGSGKDQIVKVNIGTGDTVKVGFTGTNKLVRDIFFDETGNLFGFTGMLSETANLYAISKNNGTGTLVGSTGLVGIVSSAYYPGVINSIGNDGLNTLITDYKLYDNYPNPFNPNTMIRFSIPSAGTVTLNIYNILGEKVAQLVNGYMAQGDHKVEFDASGLNSGVYFYEMKSGDFRMMKKMILLK, encoded by the coding sequence ATGAGGAATTTTCTCCTCTTTATGCTGTTTTGTGCATTTTCGACCGTTTATTCACAGACCGCACAGGGTCCCGCAGTTGGATCATACGCAAGCGGTGTGTATGTAAGTACCAATTCTTTTACGAACCAGCCGGTGGTCCGTTCACCCAAATTTGAGACTGTTCGCAACAAGATCAGATACAAAGGTGAGCCTTGGTCGATTGTTACCGATGCAAAACTTCCGGGGGAGAAGGAAATTTACAGGGAAGGGGGAAATCCTGCAGAGGCGGGAGGTGTAGCCCTGCTTAAGAGTTTTGAGGGAAACACCGAGTCGAATTCAATTCCTCCCGATCCGCATGTAGCTGTCGGACCCGATCATATCGTGGGGACAGTTAATTCCGATTTTGGTATTTGGGATAAAAAAGGAAATCTTTTGAAAAGGATCAGTGCCAACACATGGTTCTCTGCATTTTTGGTTGATCCGTTCGATCCGAAAGTGGTCTACGATCATTTTGCTCAGAGGTGGGTTATGGTCTGGCTCGATCAGAGGGATCTGCCACAATCGGGTTCAATTCTTATATCAGTTTCCGACGATTCAAATCCGCTCGGTACATGGAGAAACTGGATTTTACCATCGAATATGAACGGGAATACAACTACAAGCAACTGGGGTGACTATCAGGGAGTGGGATACGATGCGGTGAATTTTTATGTTACCTCAAATCAGTTTAATTTTGGTGGATATTTCGATTATGCAAAGATCAGAGTGATAAAGAAAGATCAGATTTACAATAATCCGACCGATACCTGCAAGTGGTACGATTTCTGGGATGTAAAGTATCCCGGAAGCAGCCAGAGGGTTTTCAACATCCGTCCGGTTATTCACTTCAACAATGCGGACACGGCATATCTCGTCCATGTGCCATATTATTCGTCTAATGCCTATGCTCTGTATAAAATTACATACGATCAGCAGGGTGTTCCCTCACTTACGGGAAGTGCAGTCCCGGTCACAGCATTCAGTGATCCGCCACAGGCATCGCAACCCGGTGGAGCTCTGCTCGAATCGAGTGGTCCCGAGCTGACCAACGAACCTGTGTACAGGGATGGTTTTATCTGGTTGACTCATTCCACGCGCAACCCTTCGAGCGGTGCATTTTCTGCTGTCAGAGTGTGTAAATTGAATCCCTCCACTGCCACACCAGTGGAACAACTGACATTTGGGACGGCGAACACCTGGTATTTTTATCCGGCAATTATGACCGACAAGAGCGGGAATATCGTTTTTACCGTCAGCAGATCCAGCCAGTCGGAGTATGTCAGTGCTTATTATGTCGGAAAACAATCGGGCTCCAATTCCTTTACTCAGGCATACTGTTTGCAGGCGGGCGTGGGACAGTATCAAAAAGACTACGGCAGCGGAAGGAACAGGTGGGGTGATTATCTCGGTATGTCACTTGACCCTTCGGGAGAGACCTTTTGGATGATGAGTGAATATGTTTCTTCCTCAAATTCCTGGAGCAACAGGATAGGGGAAGTGCGTATGATGCCGGTGCCCGGTGCTTCTCTTCTTACCGACAGACCATCGCTCAATTTTGCCACAATGGAGAGAGCGGTTCAGAAGGATACACTTACTGTGCAACTCATCAATCTGGGTGTACAACCATTGGTGATCTCGGGAATTAACAAATCAAATTCCAATTTTACCCTGCTCGGTCCCGCTACATATCCTGCAACAGTTGCCTCATTCGACAGTCTGGAACTAAAAGTGGTCTGTGATCCTCAGGTTGCGGGAATATTAAAAGACACGCTCGTAATTCTTGATAATGACCCCGCTGACAACAGGATTCCACTCGTGGTTGAGTCGTATTATCTGAATCCGGCTGAACAACAAAAGATATTTGTCGTCACCAATTCAACCAACAGCGGAAATACATTCTCGATAAATAAATCGACAGGGGAGGCAACACTTCTTGGTACATCCGGAGCCATTTCGTTTACTGCGATCGCTGCACATCCTAAAACGGGTGTGATTTACGGTTTAATGCCTTCGGGAGCGGGGACAGTTCTCCACAAAATGGATGCAAATTCTGGGAAACTTTATCCGAAAACTACGATTGACCTTTCCGAGGTTTTCAGTTGTGCTTTCGACACCTCCGGGAATCTCTTTCTGCTCTCAAAGCGTAATCTGCTCTACAGGTACGATGAACCCCAAAACAGTGCAATACGGGTCGATTCTGTAAAGACATCGCTCAATGCAATGGCTTTTGATCCTTTCACCAACCAGCTTTTCGCCGCTGTCTACAAGCCATTGGGTTCCGGTAAAGATCAGATTGTAAAGGTAAACATCGGGACGGGTGATACAGTCAAAGTTGGTTTTACCGGTACAAACAAACTCGTGCGCGACATCTTTTTCGATGAAACAGGTAATCTTTTCGGCTTTACAGGAATGCTCTCCGAAACTGCAAACTTGTATGCAATAAGCAAGAACAACGGAACAGGTACACTCGTTGGTTCAACTGGACTTGTGGGGATTGTCTCTTCTGCATATTATCCGGGTGTGATTAATTCCATCGGAAATGACGGACTGAATACCCTGATAACCGATTACAAATTGTATGACAACTATCCCAATCCTTTCAATCCTAACACCATGATTCGCTTCAGCATCCCGTCAGCGGGAACTGTAACCCTGAATATCTATAACATCCTCGGGGAGAAAGTTGCACAACTCGTTAACGGCTACATGGCTCAAGGCGACCACAAAGTTGAATTTGATGCTTCAGGTCTGAACAGCGGCGTCTATTTCTACGAGATGAAATCCGGCGATTTCAGGATGATGAAGAAGATGATCCTTCTCAAGTAG
- the menC gene encoding o-succinylbenzoate synthase yields the protein MNASQELSYLNVFENQVPLYIEQIKIHTRRFDLSFPFETSFARFDSLIRLFPEITFRTESGDLVTGRGECSPLSAPWYDYECHRSVGIALSYIISALTGKPVEEIDGLPVRGLPPFTDIISFLDRFKWIVGHNMAKSGVEGAYWDAVAQIHSVSVSKLWGGTRKSVSAGTSVGLEPTIEAFIRKIDIAIGELNVSRVKVKVKPGKDVTYIEAVRRKYPDIKLQVDANACYDLFNPVHVAILKEFDNYNLLMIEQPGRNDDILDHSRQLSALKTPVCLDESILNEMHTRQAIELWRQNSDTNKLIINIKPPRVGGFLESIRIAKMCHENGVSVWCGGMYETALGKTSNIHFCSREEVNLPGDHISQAPYFKVNVADSPEYEDGVITVPEGIGWGLKNFSL from the coding sequence ATGAATGCTTCACAAGAACTCTCATACCTCAATGTGTTTGAAAACCAGGTTCCTCTCTATATCGAACAAATAAAAATTCATACACGGAGATTTGATTTAAGTTTTCCTTTTGAGACCTCATTTGCCAGATTCGACTCTCTGATCCGACTTTTCCCGGAAATCACATTCAGAACTGAATCGGGTGATCTTGTAACAGGCAGAGGAGAGTGTTCACCCCTTAGTGCGCCGTGGTACGATTACGAATGCCACAGGAGCGTCGGGATTGCCCTGAGCTATATCATCTCGGCTCTAACCGGTAAGCCTGTTGAAGAAATTGACGGACTGCCGGTGAGGGGTTTGCCTCCATTTACCGATATAATTTCTTTTCTGGACCGTTTCAAATGGATCGTAGGGCACAACATGGCAAAGTCAGGTGTCGAAGGAGCCTACTGGGATGCTGTGGCACAGATTCACAGTGTTTCTGTTTCCAAACTGTGGGGTGGAACGAGAAAAAGTGTTTCGGCGGGTACAAGTGTGGGTCTTGAACCAACGATTGAAGCATTTATCAGGAAAATCGATATTGCGATTGGTGAGTTAAATGTATCAAGAGTTAAAGTAAAGGTTAAACCGGGGAAGGATGTCACATATATTGAGGCAGTCAGAAGAAAATATCCCGACATTAAACTACAGGTGGATGCAAATGCCTGTTACGATCTTTTTAACCCGGTGCATGTGGCGATACTTAAGGAATTTGACAATTACAACCTTTTAATGATTGAACAACCCGGAAGAAATGATGATATTCTCGATCATTCGAGACAGTTATCAGCCCTCAAAACACCCGTATGCCTCGATGAGAGCATTCTGAATGAGATGCATACAAGGCAGGCGATTGAGCTGTGGCGGCAGAATTCTGACACAAATAAGCTGATAATCAACATAAAGCCTCCACGGGTTGGCGGATTCCTTGAGTCGATCAGAATTGCGAAAATGTGTCATGAGAACGGTGTATCTGTCTGGTGCGGGGGAATGTATGAAACTGCACTTGGGAAAACCTCAAATATCCACTTCTGTTCACGCGAAGAAGTGAACCTTCCGGGTGATCATATTTCGCAGGCACCCTATTTCAAGGTAAATGTTGCTGATTCTCCTGAATATGAAGACGGGGTGATTACTGTTCCGGAGGGAATTGGTTGGGGGTTGAAGAATTTTAGTTTGTGA
- a CDS encoding putative Ig domain-containing protein, with product MSNRMKLCAVLAFIFVTNLTAQDKSALLTTPKSDVFMQGFYWNSPPGGIWWDSLAILSTRLASAGFSAIWLPSSSKGAGGGMSMGYDPYDHYDFGDYNQKGSLETRFGSKAELKNAINAFHSVGMQVFADAVVRHMMGGEQKIPYECRPLNNGNYIVPDSAYMLFQYPSGPGRFRKTAASFYPNSQNCWVDPLFVQTDPIFRFGEWLDHNKQSVKDSLIAWGRYLRQELGYDGFRLDAVKSINPAFMAQWLNGSNPGGYAVAELWGSTSEIGNWLQVAKYQNGANVSMFDFPLRYNLRDMCNTTNGGFNMNNLDGAGLINSGFSGFDVSTFLENHDFDRKGWDGQIDTGHDPVIYDKALGYAYILFSEGRPSVFFKDYIDYGVGGKIDTLIWIRQNFLGGGTTKRAGLNPYYIRQDGNTNQGELSNDIYVAKRNGYGNQPGGYIVMNDNPTQWIDVWVDTDKPVGTWYKDYTGRDANKQVVSGIGGNPPNRIKLWAPPRSYTIYVPDTTKRLNNPPALLPVADQTAYTNSLFTYQVKASDANDTALVYSLQGNPGWLTVSNKGLLTGTPVFADTGRTNVIVTVSDPGGASEKDTFAISVYKNLPPAIAAIPDTAIKATVRYECQPTASDPDSDSLRFFFAQAPNFLNVDQITGKIVGTPSLSDTGYYAIQLKVTDGKGAYGSANYNLRVKANLDTVIATYGKPVIDGNIIKGTSDWRPEWLIVADSDTDSYWRPVDTLNNELLGIYSTWDADSLYIGIDYKLNDTYNTMMVYIDAGIPGGETNFNGQQGYYGDYAKNFRFRPADAIDFFIPAYNQTAPGMYKIVDSTSSNMTNKINGRRGQNAFGAEVAVAWNDLYGLGVGLIPPGVKLKMVALIAGGLNYGAGDSAPDNPDVNGNAGPDSLINLALVEPDRNNDGIPDPTLFISDIKEIPGETLPKEFSLAQNFPNPFNPSTRIQFSLPERSVVQLRIYDVLGRELMTLLDEERAAGTWAVNADMSQFSSGIYFYQLVTPKFSEVRKMMLVK from the coding sequence ATGTCTAATCGTATGAAATTATGCGCTGTTTTGGCATTTATTTTCGTGACAAATCTTACTGCGCAGGATAAAAGTGCTCTTCTTACAACCCCAAAATCTGATGTGTTTATGCAGGGATTTTACTGGAACTCTCCTCCGGGGGGAATCTGGTGGGATTCACTTGCAATACTCTCAACAAGACTTGCATCTGCCGGTTTCAGTGCAATCTGGTTGCCATCATCCTCAAAAGGAGCCGGTGGAGGGATGTCGATGGGATACGATCCTTATGACCATTATGATTTTGGAGATTACAATCAGAAGGGGAGCCTCGAGACCCGGTTTGGAAGCAAAGCCGAGCTAAAGAATGCGATAAACGCCTTTCACAGCGTCGGGATGCAGGTTTTTGCAGACGCTGTCGTAAGGCACATGATGGGTGGCGAGCAGAAGATACCTTATGAGTGTCGCCCTTTGAACAATGGTAATTACATTGTTCCCGACTCTGCCTACATGTTGTTTCAGTACCCCTCGGGTCCCGGAAGATTCAGGAAGACTGCAGCATCATTCTACCCCAATTCCCAGAATTGCTGGGTTGATCCTCTCTTTGTGCAGACAGATCCCATCTTTCGTTTTGGTGAATGGCTTGATCACAACAAGCAGAGCGTGAAAGACAGCCTGATAGCATGGGGAAGGTACCTTCGTCAGGAACTCGGTTATGACGGTTTCAGACTGGATGCCGTAAAATCGATAAACCCTGCGTTTATGGCACAATGGTTAAATGGATCAAATCCGGGCGGTTATGCCGTTGCTGAACTTTGGGGCAGCACTTCCGAGATAGGTAACTGGTTGCAGGTCGCCAAGTATCAGAATGGTGCAAATGTTTCGATGTTCGATTTTCCCTTGAGGTATAACCTGAGAGACATGTGTAACACCACAAACGGTGGATTTAACATGAACAACCTTGACGGGGCAGGGCTTATTAATTCCGGTTTTTCCGGTTTTGATGTTTCGACATTTCTCGAGAATCACGATTTTGACAGAAAAGGCTGGGACGGGCAAATCGACACAGGTCATGATCCTGTTATTTACGACAAGGCTCTCGGCTATGCCTATATTCTATTCTCCGAGGGAAGACCCTCCGTGTTTTTCAAAGATTACATTGACTATGGAGTTGGTGGAAAAATTGACACTCTTATCTGGATCAGGCAGAATTTCCTCGGCGGCGGAACCACAAAAAGAGCCGGCTTAAATCCATACTACATACGGCAGGATGGTAACACAAACCAGGGCGAACTCTCCAACGATATCTATGTCGCGAAAAGAAACGGTTATGGAAATCAGCCCGGTGGTTATATCGTGATGAATGACAACCCGACTCAATGGATAGATGTATGGGTTGATACCGACAAACCGGTCGGAACCTGGTACAAGGATTACACAGGCAGAGATGCAAACAAACAGGTTGTTTCCGGAATTGGCGGCAATCCACCTAACAGAATAAAACTTTGGGCACCACCGAGAAGCTATACAATATATGTTCCCGACACAACAAAAAGACTGAACAATCCGCCGGCGCTTCTGCCTGTAGCGGATCAGACTGCCTATACCAATTCATTATTTACCTATCAGGTGAAAGCTTCTGATGCGAATGACACTGCACTGGTTTACAGTCTGCAGGGAAATCCCGGATGGCTGACCGTCAGCAACAAAGGACTTCTGACAGGCACTCCTGTTTTTGCCGACACAGGAAGAACGAATGTTATTGTTACTGTTTCCGACCCGGGAGGAGCCTCTGAGAAAGATACCTTTGCAATTTCAGTTTATAAGAATCTGCCTCCTGCAATAGCTGCGATTCCTGATACAGCAATAAAAGCTACTGTAAGATATGAGTGTCAGCCGACAGCATCAGACCCTGATTCAGACAGTTTGAGATTCTTTTTTGCGCAGGCGCCGAATTTCCTGAATGTAGATCAGATTACAGGAAAAATTGTCGGCACTCCTTCGCTTTCTGATACGGGTTACTACGCAATACAGCTTAAAGTAACTGATGGAAAAGGTGCATATGGCTCGGCAAACTACAACCTTCGGGTAAAAGCCAATCTTGACACTGTTATTGCCACCTATGGCAAACCGGTGATTGACGGAAATATTATCAAAGGAACTTCAGACTGGCGACCGGAGTGGCTTATTGTTGCAGATTCGGATACTGACAGTTACTGGCGACCGGTTGACACTCTAAATAATGAATTGCTCGGCATCTATTCCACCTGGGATGCAGATTCGCTTTACATCGGCATAGACTACAAATTGAACGATACCTACAACACAATGATGGTTTATATCGATGCCGGAATACCGGGCGGAGAGACAAATTTCAACGGACAGCAGGGATATTACGGTGATTATGCCAAAAATTTCAGGTTCCGCCCTGCAGACGCCATCGATTTTTTCATCCCGGCATACAATCAGACTGCTCCCGGGATGTATAAAATTGTCGACAGCACAAGTTCAAACATGACTAACAAGATAAACGGCAGGCGGGGACAAAATGCCTTTGGTGCCGAAGTGGCGGTCGCATGGAACGATCTCTACGGTCTCGGTGTGGGTCTTATCCCTCCGGGTGTGAAGTTGAAAATGGTCGCTCTTATTGCAGGCGGACTCAACTATGGTGCAGGTGATTCAGCACCTGACAATCCAGATGTAAACGGAAACGCCGGACCCGACTCCCTCATAAACCTTGCTTTGGTTGAACCGGACAGGAACAATGACGGAATTCCCGATCCTACGCTCTTTATTTCAGACATAAAGGAAATTCCCGGAGAGACACTTCCGAAAGAATTTTCACTCGCTCAGAATTTCCCGAATCCCTTTAATCCTTCAACGAGGATACAATTTTCACTTCCCGAGAGAAGTGTTGTTCAGCTAAGGATTTATGATGTATTGGGCAGGGAATTAATGACTCTTCTGGATGAGGAGAGAGCTGCGGGAACCTGGGCGGTAAATGCTGATATGTCACAGTTTTCGAGCGGTATATATTTCTATCAACTTGTAACACCAAAATTTTCAGAAGTTCGTAAAATGATGCTCGTCAAGTAA
- a CDS encoding M24 family metallopeptidase: MDQHKIEKLQQLIKKNNLDGWLFYDFRGSNDLALSVLEIPAKAHLTRRFFYFVPAEGEPQKVAMAIELHNLAHLPGRMHPYSSYESLNCIIGEILKGVKKVAMEYSPMNAIPYLSKLDAGTYEFLKTFGIEIVSSGDLLTEFTAVWTKEQYDDNIPVAHALTDIVKLCWKFIREKIETTGETTEYEVQKLIMDEIEKRGFETDHEVIVGVNGNGANPHYSPTPEVWEKIKKDDFVLIDLWAKPKKDNGVWADITWTGYVGTEVPERYVKVFEIVKDAREAALNLVTERFAKGETVRGWEVDAASRKVIVDTGYGEYFVHRTGHSITTNLHGTGPHNDNFETKDMRIILPGTSFSIEPGIYLKGDFGVRSEIDVYIHPDGKVEQTGGPRQFQVIPIMKTEV, from the coding sequence ATGGATCAACATAAAATTGAAAAACTGCAACAACTTATCAAGAAAAACAACCTCGACGGCTGGCTCTTTTACGATTTCAGAGGATCAAACGACCTCGCTCTAAGTGTACTCGAAATCCCTGCAAAAGCACATCTTACAAGAAGATTTTTCTATTTCGTCCCGGCAGAGGGTGAACCGCAAAAAGTGGCAATGGCAATCGAACTTCACAACCTCGCCCATCTTCCTGGCAGGATGCATCCCTACAGCAGTTATGAATCACTGAACTGCATCATCGGAGAGATACTTAAAGGAGTGAAAAAAGTTGCCATGGAATATTCACCAATGAATGCAATTCCCTATCTCTCCAAACTGGATGCAGGCACTTACGAGTTCCTGAAAACTTTTGGCATCGAAATCGTCTCGAGCGGCGACCTCCTCACCGAATTTACCGCCGTATGGACAAAAGAGCAGTATGATGATAACATCCCTGTCGCACATGCACTCACCGACATCGTAAAACTGTGCTGGAAATTTATTAGAGAAAAAATTGAGACCACCGGCGAAACCACCGAGTATGAAGTTCAAAAACTCATTATGGACGAGATCGAAAAAAGAGGATTTGAAACCGATCATGAAGTTATTGTTGGTGTAAATGGAAATGGTGCCAATCCACACTATTCCCCCACCCCCGAAGTATGGGAAAAAATTAAGAAGGATGATTTTGTTCTCATCGACCTTTGGGCAAAACCAAAGAAAGACAATGGAGTCTGGGCGGATATTACATGGACAGGATATGTGGGTACCGAAGTTCCCGAACGATATGTAAAAGTATTCGAAATTGTAAAGGATGCCCGTGAAGCTGCTCTGAATCTCGTTACAGAGAGATTCGCCAAAGGTGAAACCGTCCGCGGCTGGGAAGTGGATGCAGCCTCCCGAAAAGTGATTGTGGATACCGGTTACGGCGAGTATTTTGTTCACAGGACGGGACATTCAATAACTACCAATCTTCACGGCACAGGACCTCATAACGATAACTTCGAGACAAAAGATATGAGAATCATCCTTCCGGGCACATCATTCTCAATCGAACCCGGCATTTACCTCAAAGGCGATTTCGGTGTTCGCTCCGAAATAGATGTTTACATCCACCCCGACGGCAAAGTCGAGCAAACAGGAGGGCCCAGACAGTTTCAAGTCATACCGATTATGAAGACTGAAGTGTGA
- a CDS encoding MFS transporter produces the protein MTSFLSMYLLASVNLALKVIGEEFVVNPADLGLINSVYLLLSSICIVPLGKVSDILGPKKTLLFGASFFIISNLLVIFFAHSFLSLLIFRTIQGIAASSLVVSNTPIITTTIPAKYRTTALGILSGLVYSGTTAGNFIGGFLTQSFGWRSIFISAAIAGGIALMIIKFVVPDREVDKEASRKFDLPGIVFYALTLIFLQGSANRLNEPLGWVLFAGFAAGLASFIFSQYKSAEPIYDIKLFRSNSVYAVTNILVFITFLTTYASQYLLGLYLQCNREMSPVKSGIVILIQPVLQLLVSPLAGYVADKTSPGKVSAAGMGLIALSLVILANLGETTPMYLIYFAMILTGSGIALFSAPNTSIMLGSVPESRQGSAVASNYVMLSVGMQTGIIICGLAFLFLVGKEAKIQKENFDEMLIATQISYWFFAIIATAGFAMLLNPKHLRKIPDLRK, from the coding sequence ATCACATCATTCCTGTCAATGTATCTTCTTGCCTCAGTAAACCTTGCGCTGAAGGTGATTGGGGAGGAGTTTGTGGTGAATCCTGCCGACCTCGGTCTGATAAATTCGGTTTATCTCCTTCTTTCGAGCATCTGTATCGTTCCTTTGGGGAAGGTATCCGATATACTTGGGCCAAAGAAAACACTTCTTTTTGGTGCCTCATTTTTCATTATATCCAACCTGCTTGTTATCTTTTTTGCACACAGTTTCCTTTCACTTCTTATTTTCAGAACTATTCAGGGAATTGCCGCTTCATCCCTTGTTGTTTCAAATACACCAATTATAACGACAACAATTCCTGCGAAATACAGAACAACCGCACTTGGAATTTTATCGGGGCTCGTTTATTCCGGTACCACTGCAGGCAATTTTATCGGTGGATTCCTGACCCAGTCTTTCGGATGGAGGAGTATATTCATCTCTGCAGCAATTGCAGGGGGTATTGCATTAATGATTATTAAATTTGTGGTACCCGATCGTGAAGTTGACAAAGAGGCCTCAAGGAAATTTGATCTTCCGGGCATCGTATTTTATGCACTCACACTGATTTTCCTACAGGGGAGCGCCAACAGACTGAATGAACCTCTGGGGTGGGTTTTATTTGCCGGATTTGCCGCAGGTCTTGCATCGTTTATTTTTTCCCAGTACAAGAGTGCTGAACCGATCTATGACATCAAACTGTTCAGATCGAATTCTGTGTATGCAGTTACCAATATTTTAGTATTTATAACATTTTTAACCACATATGCATCGCAGTATCTGCTCGGACTTTACCTTCAGTGTAACAGGGAGATGTCGCCCGTAAAATCAGGTATTGTAATACTTATACAACCCGTACTTCAACTTTTGGTTTCACCTCTTGCGGGGTATGTGGCTGACAAGACCTCCCCCGGGAAAGTCTCAGCCGCAGGGATGGGATTGATAGCTCTTTCGCTTGTTATTCTGGCAAATCTCGGAGAAACCACTCCGATGTATCTCATCTACTTTGCAATGATTTTGACAGGATCGGGAATCGCTCTTTTCTCAGCACCAAACACTTCGATTATGCTCGGCTCAGTTCCTGAAAGCAGACAGGGGAGTGCTGTTGCATCAAATTATGTGATGCTCAGTGTCGGAATGCAGACAGGAATTATCATCTGCGGACTTGCTTTTCTTTTTCTCGTCGGCAAAGAAGCAAAAATTCAAAAGGAAAACTTTGATGAAATGTTGATTGCCACACAGATCAGCTACTGGTTTTTCGCAATCATCGCCACTGCTGGTTTTGCCATGTTATTAAATCCCAAACATTTAAGAAAAATTCCGGACTTAAGAAAATGA
- a CDS encoding HAMP domain-containing histidine kinase, which translates to MKEDKAPLMQDKSADLINDFLSRISHEIRTPVNALQQAAKQLEHDLSFFNNRDISRLTTIMVEDSERLGRTIDLLVNTSLVRTGNYKPKFEKFDLFHEVLARIVSDYKPKAEAKGLRFIINSTTLNCEVRADRYSVTQIFSNIIDNAINYTEKGVIEIDIHRNPDQTLSVSIIDTGIGMNPEYLNEIFTPFSQESNGYSRNFDGMGLGLLLVKGFCDLNKIDLNIQSQKEAGTVVSLTLQSS; encoded by the coding sequence GTGAAAGAAGATAAGGCACCCCTTATGCAGGATAAATCTGCCGATCTTATAAACGATTTCCTTTCCCGGATTTCGCATGAAATTCGTACCCCGGTAAATGCGCTGCAGCAGGCGGCAAAACAACTGGAGCACGATCTCAGTTTCTTTAATAACCGTGATATTTCAAGGCTTACTACCATCATGGTTGAGGACAGCGAAAGACTGGGAAGGACCATCGACCTTCTCGTTAATACCTCACTGGTGAGAACAGGAAACTACAAACCAAAATTTGAGAAATTCGATCTCTTCCACGAAGTGCTCGCCAGGATTGTCTCTGATTACAAACCAAAAGCGGAGGCAAAAGGGCTGCGGTTTATCATCAATTCCACAACCCTCAACTGTGAGGTGAGAGCTGACAGGTATTCTGTCACTCAGATTTTCTCAAATATTATCGACAACGCTATCAACTACACCGAAAAAGGCGTTATTGAAATAGATATCCACAGAAACCCCGACCAGACTCTCTCTGTCTCCATCATCGATACCGGGATAGGTATGAATCCCGAATATCTCAATGAAATCTTCACACCTTTTTCTCAGGAGTCAAACGGCTACTCCCGTAATTTTGACGGGATGGGGCTCGGCCTCCTCTTAGTCAAAGGTTTCTGCGACCTCAACAAAATCGATCTAAACATTCAATCGCAAAAAGAAGCGGGGACGGTGGTGAGCCTCACACTTCAGTCTTCATAA